In the Pogona vitticeps strain Pit_001003342236 chromosome 2, PviZW2.1, whole genome shotgun sequence genome, tcctgtttgtcctatgtagagtacAGAATGGCATTGTTGgcaaatacagaaaaatattttatatattttaaaaatgaaaataaagcataGGTTTAAAATCTGCTTGACAGTGTATCTTTCCATTTCCTCATAAATTCCAGTCAACATAACTATGTTTTTAACTGAGTGTTCAGTGCCCAGGATATAACTGCCACAACATTGGCACACAGTTGTAGTTTTTCTCTTGTTCTACAATCTGTTTTTCCTTCAGCTTGTGTGTTTGAGGTTTCGAGagacagggagggaaaacagatcACAGTTTAATAAAGGAAGTTCAAAGTATGCTTAGTGTTTGCTTTCTTCCTAAAGATCTTATCATACGTCTACCTGTCCAACAAGATTCCTCGTTCAGAGGATCAAACTCAAGTAAATTCAGTATCTTCAGTGAACCACACAGTAGAAACCATGTGACACACAGGACAGGATGCAGCTCAGTAGGAAAGAACAAGCTTTGTATGCAGAGGGCCCTCCCCCCAACTTAGCTTGTCCAGGCAGGAAAGACCCGTTTGCTGCTGGCGagctgctgttgtttagtcatttagtcgtgtttgactcttcatgacgCCATTGACCAGATTATGTACTGTTACTGAATAAGGCAACCCAACTGAGGAACTAGTGGTTGGTAAGAATTCTGTTTTTTCATAGATAAGAATTTATTGACAGTCATGTTGTAGATGGAAAGTATTCaagattttaaaatgtcagaTGTGATTGATATTGGAACTGTCAGCTTTGTCCATTCCAGGCTTAGGATTTGAATGTAAAATATGTACAAATCTGGTTATATTCCTCTATCTTAATGTTGACTAAGGCTTGCCACTTTTTTTTCTGACGGACTCCTTAAATGTATCATTTATGTAGCAGGCACATACTTTATGGTCCTCTTCATAAGGGGAACaactgtaagtacagtggtgcctcgcttaacgagcgcaccgtataatgatgaaatcgcatagcgatccgttttttcggatcgctaatgcgattgctcaacgtttttccaataggggaaaattcgctttgcgaagaccggtaagcgtttcgcttaccaatcttcgcaaaacgaaccctgacgatcagctgttaggtggccaaaatggccgccggaagcctggaaatggcccaaaatggccgcgcgcagcgtttttgcgccctcgataagcgaggcgagggcgcgaaaatggctgccgcccatcctgaagcatcgctgaacggtgagtatttggcccatttggaatgcattaaaccatgtttaatgcgttccaatggaaatccctgccccgttcaacgatgcttcagcatagtgaaggttaatccggaacggattaacctcgctatgcaaggcaccactgtattaaatttgTCAGGTACAAATGAAGACATTTCTTTACAGTTTCTTTTGGGATAAAAGGAGCTTGAGGTTGAAAGAATttgaattaaagaaaaaaaaaagcaacactttCCCCAATCCCTAGGATGAGAAAGAACAGATATTGCCTAGTCAAGTGGTTACAAGAGTTAAGGTTCCTCACCAGTGTCtggaattaaataaatatctcaAAGCTACAAATATACTACCAGAATTTCAAGATCCAATGCAGAAGAGATTAAGTTGTAGTCTCCATTTTTCAGGCTGAAGGGAGGCAAATGTGTTTTTCTGTGCAATTTATGAGAAAGGGCTTATTAATAGCTTGAGACCTACATCAGGCATACAGACAAAACAAGAGACAGGAAATATAAAATGGTGTGTTTCCAACCTTCTGAGGCTCATTTAAAGAGTATGAACAAAAGCTTTAATTGCTGCAGCCCTGGACAGCTCATAAAATGACCCAGGTAGCTATGACTCGTCAACCTTTTTGGGTTGGCCTGCAGCCTGTCCATTGAGAATTTGACAGGAACAAATAAAGTTGCCTCTCTGGTCATGCTCAGTCTATCCCTCCGTAGGCAAACAGCGTATTTTCCAAGACTGTGGGTCTCAGCTTTGGGTCCACCAAAGTGTTAGAATCCTTGAAAACTGGCTATGCTCCCTGAAATTTCTGGCAGCTgaaaattcaaaacaccaggTGTGTGAGAATTAAATGTTGAAAAACTACTGCTGTAACAAACCTTCCTACCAGCATATAGTagcatcaaaacaaacaaaaaccacaatgCTTGCGTATATCTTGCTATATTTGCACCTTCAACAAGATTGAATTTAAACATGGTACTGTATTGCCTTGAGAACCAGGTcttgaaaaaaacacacctcacAGACACAATTTCAAAATGCAGAAGCTTCTTTGTGCTCATTCTAATAACAGCTTTGGCAACCCTTTACTGTACTCCTCATTGAAGCAACTGCATTATGGCAAAAGAATCGGGTATTTGCCAAAATTTTCCTGAATagttatgcaaacagcataactttcagaggcaaatttcctcaagttaagaaatctctgtagacatttaTCTGCTGCATGCTGAgccacacaactcagtatgcaacagataatatgtACAGAAAATTCTTAACATGAGGACATTCCTTCCAAAAGTTACGCCATTTGTGTTGTGCCAGCGCAaataagcaagaggattttggctgctATGTACATACTACAACCAACATTTAGAAGACAGGTTAATTCTGTAACCATTTCCCTTATTTTATGCCCAAGGTCACACTATAATTACTATTGTGATAACAAAAGTCAGCTGAAACAAAAGAGTCATGACATtgtttatacatttttattttcatttacagttGGAAGGGTCAAAAGTATGTTTGGGCACATGTGCTAACTGGGTTGAATCTGTAATATAGAAAAGGCTATAATTTAACAGTCGCACTTCATGAACCAGAATCAATTATTACTTTAGGTTCTTAATGGTTTCTTCCAGCTTCTCTTTGTTTGCACCAGAGAATTCATGCACCTGAAAAACAAGATTTCCAAGTTTAAAGCCAGTCAGTTCAGGACTCAAATTGGAAGCAATGAAAAGTGAAAGCTTTTGGGGTCACATGTTACTACACAATCATAGCCTTGTAACTGCAGTAGTCAGAAGATGCACGCTAATTTTGACTTCAGTGGCTTGGTTTTGCTCCCATACTATTGATTCCCAACCACTCAAATTATAGTATAAATTAGTGAGAAGGCAAAAGAGTCTTAACATCTCCTAACAGTATAAGGAAGTGCAAGATATTGCCTGCAACTCCCCCACCGCAGGTTGTGCTAGCAGGTCTGGTAAGAACTGGAGTCCATCTGGAGTGTACTCATTCCTGCAGCAGTGTGTCTCCTAGGACTGACATGCATTAGGACTGAAGACAAACTACCTGATATTTCAGAAAGCAGCTTAATGTGGTCACATGTATTTACCACTGAGGACTATTAACCATGTTCCTAAATAGCTGCACATCCGCAACACAAGAGCTCAAAAGGGCTTGTTTGCACCCTGATAGAACTAAAGTGTAGTTTGGAGAGGTGATACTAGTGTGTGTATCAAGAGATGGTACCTTTTATTCAAGGACTTTTCCAAAAGGTATAGAAGACATCAGGACTTTCCCCGTCCACCTCAATATAAGCATTATGGCACCTGCACAGATGACAGGGCTAAAGAACGGGCCACTCTAGTTACTGTAAATGTAATTTATATTTAGTCACCTGAATAAGCAGGCCTATCATCAAAGCAGGTGTAGCTAATGCTTATATCTTCCTAGGTTCATCGTCCTGGGAAACTCATAGGAAGTACCACAAACACAATGGATGCAGTTAGCAAACACTGCTTTCAGAAGTCATGACTACAATATTCCCAGCTGCTGACTATATTTATTTAAGCCACTGGGTGTCCTCTGTTTACCCCACCTCAGAATCTTGCTTTGGTTACAAACTACAATGTGGATCATGGTTAAGATAGTAGCAGCTGTTTCCACAAAGTTTACCTATTCATGCCTGCAATATGTAGACTGTCACTTTCACCTGATGTGGTTAGTAAATATATATTCACACACAAACAACTTTTGAGAGCACAATGACCAGGTCACAAATCACTAGCAAAAAAAGTATGCCACACTATATGCTTGTAGGCTTGTCCAAagcagaaggggaagaagaagaaaaattaaaagcctGGCAAGATGGAGAACACAGATACAGCAAAGAGTGCAACTTCTTCAGCGAATCACTTACTGAGGTCATGACATTCTATATAATTCTACATGttaattcccccacccccatggaacATGTTGCTGGAAATGTTTGGATCACatactttttcattatttttgtagAACTGGAATGTTGGCATGCACTTCACATCACAGTGTGCAGCAACGTCCTAGGAAAGATTTAATAGGTTAGCCAGATCATTGTGGTACAGTGTACAATGAGCGTTTAAAATCAACAAGTATCTCCCCAATGTCCCTCCTAACTTCTAATGACTCTGGAAGAAGCAGCTTCATTTTCCTTATATCTTCAGTTATTTCTGCTACTTGTGGTCAGTTGCAAAACAACAGAAATTTGTCATTGCTGGGTATAACTCTGAGGACATTTAAGTATACAAAGCAGAAAGTACACAATGTTATTCTCGAAAATATTTACCGTGGAACTGGCTTATCACCTTGCCCCACGCTTGCAAGGCAACCCTAGTCAGTCATATGAAGAGTAGTCACTGCTGAATGTGCTGATATCAGGGCATCAAAAAGCAACCAACGCTGTGATAAAAACTAGACCATCACTTTCCATGTTTCCTTGAGCTGGCCAGACTGATTACACAACACCGGCTTCTTGcttgctcaggaaaaaaaactttacaaGCAAGTTTTCAAACTGAGCAATCTTGCTTGACAAGGTATTAAACACAGTCAACTGACTTTTGTTACTCCTGGAGCACAGGCTGTACATTTAAATATGCTCAAGTGTGTTTTACCCGAATAAATTCCCCAAAGAGAAAACTTtcagtttaaagcaaaaagtcAAGTTTGAAGCTTTATACCCCAATGCAAAGATTTTAAGATCACAGATTAACTCCCATCCATCCTCTCAAAACATGGGTACACTTTTATACTTTGACTTCCACCCCAAGTAAACATTGAAGCATAATTTCACTAACCAATCTCTATGCAGTATTATTACCAGAAGTGTGGAAAAGACGTGCAGTCTTTGATAGTGCCAACACCCTGCATACTACCAGGTATTGCTTATAAAAATGCCTCCGTAAGAAGCGGGTATGAtactcttttcttcttgaaatcATAATCCAAGAGCAGATGTGTTTCCTGAAAAGCTAGCTCTACATGGACGTGAGAATAGGGAAAATTTGTAGAAGCGTTCAGCGCATGGCAGAACTGGGAGGTAGATGGATAGCACCAGTAAATGACAGCTCTAATGCAAGTCTCCACCATTTATCAGCACAGGGTAGATAACATGGGAAACATGCATTGAGTGAATGTGGCCCTTGATAGAAAAAAGTTAATCACCACAGTATAAAACTTGAGCCTATAAGAGGGGTATACTCAAGGTAGAAATACTAGAGACTGAGATGAGTGTGTTCTGGCAAAACATGGGTTTCTGCTGAAGTTTGTCAAGGCATTTTTTTCTAGCCACTGTTCAGGACCATAAACCATGGACCTCTGGAATATTAATGTGGTCTCCAACTAACATGCCCTTGGATAGTCAGAAAACACTTTGAATCATTGCAGTTTATTTGACAACCCACCATGTACTGCCTCTGGCCAAGTTTTGAAAGCCAAGTTCTAGAACTTACCTGAGCGTCATCCACGTCAACTTCAATGAACACTACATCTGGGTACTTTTCAACAAGACTCTGGTAAGAAAGGACATGAGCAAAATTAACATAATTTGCTTAATATGCTTAGCAATTGCATTTCTTGCCATGGACCTCCCTTTAACATCGAGGGCAGTTTTTGAGACATGGTGGCAACAGGTGAAGCCTAGGGGAGTGGAAACCTTGCTGGCAGGTAAAAAACACCTTTGGAGACAGTATtccatctctcttttctcttgaCCAGGCAAGTGCAGCAGTAACACCACGTCCCCCAGTGATGTCaccttctaataataataattaccgcatttttccgtgtataaaatgacactttcccctaaaatcattGGAGGAGAAACtcagggtcgttttatacatggaagggggtggaggcgaaggagcagccaCACTCGGCCGCCTCTCACgactgcccattgactgctcctctggcaagggtcaaaattgggggtcgtcttatacactgaggggtcatatacatggaaaaatatggtacaagTCATCAAGTTGGTTTCAGGactttctaggtacagaatactcagaagtggtttaccattcccctcttctggaaGCAGTCAgagattgtgcagctttcccaaggttatacaggttggttcttctggaatgcacagtgggaaatcaaactcccaacctctgggtctgtaGTCAGGTACCCAGCTCACTGTGCTATCCGTCCAGCTGATGTGACCTTCTAAGGACTGGGGGAAGTGAGTAGGGCCCCTGTCTTCTCGAAACAGAAGGCATGGTTTGTAACACATAGGCTGATCAGCATGTGTTTTAGCCCAACCCTAGCTATATGAAATGCGACAGCCCCAATTATTACACCAGCTTACTTACATGGAAAAAAGGTTTGATCATTTTGCACGGTCCACACCATGTGGCGGAGAAATCAATGACTATGAGTTTTCCATCATTATCTGCCAGTTGTGTCCGGAATTCATCCTGTGGGGAAGAGAAACCGAATACTTCAGAGGACCAAACTAGGGGGAGAAAACTTTAAAGATGTAACCAATTCCAGGGGGACAGTCAGGTTCAGCCTGTTGCACTCCACACCAACAGTCCTATGGAacctaaaaataaacaaatttcaaATGGCCTAAGCATTTGTGGATTACTGCTTGCTTCGTCTGATGCACAATAAGGTGGATCACCTGTGGAGGTGCAATCCTTGCttgtggaactatttaaaaaacaTATCAAATTGGCAAAGCAAGGTTGCAAATCCCATGTGCCTCTCTATCCGTATTCAAGTGAAAATGAACTTCAGTGGAAGGGAAAAACTTAAAGTGAAACGAGAGGCAAAACCAAGTCTGCCATAAACCAGGACATTCCACCACTTTTCAGTAAGCTTCAAGAAAAGGCTCCTATGTCAGGTTTTTAATTTAAGCTTACAAGCCAGAGtgtttcatttgttcattttcatCAACCATAAAGAGGAGCAACAGAATGGAATAACAGAGGAGGAAAGCCAGAAAACTTTGCTGTTCTTCAACCACACCTATTAATTCAACTTCACGATCCACAACTGTTGCTAGCTACACACGTCTTTGTTTTTAACTTGCCCGCACGTGGCTAACAACACTGCACTGAATAGAACCTTCATACGAGAGGGCAAGACTTACAGGCAAGGATCTGGTCCCTGTCTTTAACTGAAGAGTCCTAGGCTAGAAGCAACACAAATCAGCATTATGATCAGAGACGAGTGTTTTTTTTAGAGCTGGGAACAGCCCCTACCCTGAAACTACAGGAACCAAGAGTTGGTGAAGAACTGCAGTTTGATGCCCATAGGCTctggagcaagtcccactgaaatcaatgggacctgCCAGCAAGTTATCACAGATGCAGAAGAATGCCATCCCAAGATTAGAATGAGGCTTAAATTTACTCATGCTGTCTCTCATAtatgtgttttaaaaatcaattatttttttttcaaactagacttttaaaatttaaatcagattttcaaaATTTTTTTAGTCATTGTTTTTTTATCCAGCAGCGATTTACACTGTGATtcaaatcaacttgatttaaatcaaatccaccctgcactCAATATCTCCCAATCCTAGATTTCCAAATATTTCCAGGTCAATAATTCTTGCTCATGTTGGCTGCAGTTTTTGGGAGCTTCATTTCAACAATGCATGAGGCGGCAACTTTGCGAAACACTGTTATCAGGACTGACGAGATGAGGCGATGGCAAAAgggttgaataaaaacaaaagagcagaaaagCAAGGAAGAGAACGCTGCTGCCATACCCTACCGGACCTGGAACCTGCAATTTCCAGTCATTTCTTTCACTCTCAAATTCTTTATCATGCCCAGGAGCGAAACATATACAAATTCTGGTACACTCTTATGGGGAAAAACCCAAACTGGACAACATTTTTCACCTATTCCTAGCAATGCCGTACAGACATCTCATACCTGTCTCTAAATACTTGGGGAAATCATCTTATGGCAGACTATGGAGGTGGCACTTTGTATCCAAACTGCAATTTCCTCTACAAAGCAAACGGTTCTGAAGATCCAATGGCAGCTTGTTAATCAAGCCAGCACAGCCCCCCCAACCCACTTGCTTTTATCCTGAGATGCAGCTCTCAAAGCTTGACTTAAAGACTTCTAGAGTTGCATTCCCAAGGGCTATCTAACTGCATGCACTCAGCTTTTCACATCCTTCTTTGCACGTATTGAGTGTCCGTTCTTGTTACTTTATGGACAATATCCAAGGTGCTTCCCAGCAATCAGTAAGGTCTGCGTGAACTCAtcttcctggaaaaaaattgtgGTTACAAGAAATCAACACATCTGATGAGTGGTGAGGCTAGCATGCCAAAGTCTTACCCACCAAGAAAGACCCTTTACTAGTTCAAATCACCCAGCAAATATCTGCAAGCAGAACCAACAAATGTGTAACGAACCATGTGTTATTTGATATTCTTGCCCTAATTCTTAGCCCTTTTCTAGTTTTGTATTTCTGCCTAGATGTCAGTGGTAAGGAAAAGGTCACTGGTCTTCAACTACAGGTGGGACCCACTACTGCAGAGGTGAGCCACTGGGTCACCTCTAGCTGTCTTgagctacaattcccataatctgTAACTGTTAGCAGGGAGTAATAGGAACTGCActccaaaacatctagagcagtggttctcaaccttgggtccccagatgttcttggactaaaacttccagaagtcttcactgctagctgttctggccaggatttgtgggagctgtagttcaagaacatctggggacccaaggctgagaagcaCTGATCTGGAAGGTAGGTAGGCAACTGCACTCTTCAATTGTGATCTGGATACTATACTATTACTAAGACGGTGGAAGTGAAATGTGCCCCTTATGCAAGGATGAACAAACTCAGatgctccagatgttgatggattgcaagtcccatcagtcctagctagCATAAACAATAGAGAGGGATGCAGGGAGTAGCAGTCTAGCAAtatctagagcaggcttgtccaaccttggccctccagatgttcttggacttcaactcccagaaatcctggccagcagaggtggtgctgaaggcttctggaagtccaagaacatctggagggccaaggttggacaagcctgatctagagtGACAGTACTATGTCTGCTTGTACTTCAAGTGAGCCCCGTGTCTGGGAAGGTTGGAGATCACTGACTTGCTGGACTGCAAAGCTCACAAAGCCAACAAATACACCCTACTGGCCACGAAGCACCCAGGCATT is a window encoding:
- the LOC110077729 gene encoding thioredoxin; the encoded protein is MQEGGANESPTAAIAEPEPDPGSRETPEKQPEAAKMVKTVGSMDEFRTQLADNDGKLIVIDFSATWCGPCKMIKPFFHSLVEKYPDVVFIEVDVDDAQDVAAHCDVKCMPTFQFYKNNEKVHEFSGANKEKLEETIKNLK